A region from the Mercenaria mercenaria strain notata chromosome 7, MADL_Memer_1, whole genome shotgun sequence genome encodes:
- the LOC123554075 gene encoding zinc finger and SCAN domain-containing protein 12-like yields the protein MDEGGTLDFEDLMDTGDEFPGFEIAKFTPANESEGNDDGVLRTPEHEKDDEDYIINEKRNNHDVQADRSDQDNDSAEVPGVEDIVNNLEGVVNEETNDEVVEIAKDNLDKNEENTVDDVTMTEPTETGDNKPDIVVSDHEENGVKAGPADHQSEENVDNNEDILEITSEDVNHVGHKDQDINDVILEPVPKKKKMYLKPPQKKKTLLESKKLERESEDMEEETAVESGRTRRSSENSRDSHDASENGEEEYDKKSEETEKKNNEEEEEPHQQSFLSFLNLKPGTSKPKKDDERQKEETLQKEFYSRKRLRTRKKVSYCEDVAQDDDDEYNVEDDEDEDYDEDHQFENRRNNRSRSNSRRNSGTAQYANALQQLLPGVDLSCLQSSQIRISPKENNVAKCINMDSLKPQGNVKGLFECGLCGVFFNTASQFITHQESVHAGEKKNGKSAMETFRCEVCGFVLTNRFAYLEHKKMKHARGGAVTFSCSKCKINKFTDIGALQKHQQVCGIPFCSTCGATFKAWVEVAEHRKKAHAPAVPTRQWLNCANKTCSFKCVTQHEMRQHIQAKHMVNDLFTCNAPRCTRAFNTRELLTEHKKEAHASEFIVQYQCMECKNCFSSKTLLAEHQYLHTLEKLRKCDLCLRQFGNVNDLRKHKDVHAVKGTIRCQSCFRWCVDKIELVNHVCAQKRRNIGIRLYFCDVCHKDFRSDEKMFIHRKEHKNFFQCGMCFLEFNSEAEYFEHREVHGKFTCKECCEEMDEKDVEMHAKAHKYYIKLEDMENNGKSEKVMFLCPNLFNAIQA from the exons ATGGATGAAGGTGGTACTCTTGACTTTGAAGATTTAATGGACACAGGTGATGAGTTTCCTGGATTTGAGATAGCTAAATTTACACCAGCGAATGAAAGTGAGGGGAATGATGATGGTGTATTGAGAACACCGGAACATGAAAAAGATGATGAAGACTACATcattaatgaaaaaagaaataatcatGATGTTCAAGCTGATAGGAGTGATCAAGACAATGACTCAGCTGAGGTTCCTGGTGTTGAAGACATTGTAAACAACCTAGAAGGTGTTGTTAATGAAGAGACTAATGATGAAGTTGTTGAAATAGCTAAG gataatttagataaaaatgaagAGAACACTGTGGATGATGTTACTATGACAGAACCAACAGAAACGGGGGACAATAAGCCTGACATTGTTGTAAGTGATCATGAGGAAAATGGTGTGAAAGCTGGGCCTGCTGATCACCAGTCTGAAGAAAATGTAGACAATAATGAAGACATACTGGAAATAACAAGCGAAGATGTAAACCATGTTGGCCATAAAGATCAG GATATTAATGATGTCATTCTGGAACCAGTCCCTAAAAAGAAAAAGATGTACTTGAAACCCCCACAGAAGAAAAAGACATTGCTGGAGAGTAAAAAGTTGGAGAGGGAATCAGAAGACATGGAGGAGGAGACTGCTGTAGAATCAGGGAG GACCAGACGGAGCAGTGAAAACAGTAGAGATAGCCATGATGCCAGTGAGAATGGAGAGGAGGAATATGATAAAAAATCTGAAGAgactgaaaaaaagaataatgaagaagaagaagagccTCATCAACAGTCATTCCTGTCCTTTCTAAATCTCAAACCAG GTACCTCAAAGCCAAAGAAAGATGATGAAAGACAGAAAGAGGAAACTCTGCAGAAGGAGTTTTATTCCAGAAAGAGGCTACGTACACGCAAAAAG GTAAGCTATTGCGAGGATGTCGCccaggatgatgatgatgagtatAATGTTGAAGATGATGAGGATGAGGATTACGATGAAGATCATCAGTTTGAAAATCGCCGTAATAACCGATCGAGAAGTAATAGCAGACGTAATTCAGGCACAGCACAATACGCTAATGCTTTGCAGCAGTTACTTCCTGGGGTTGATCTGAGTTGCCTTCAGTCTAGTCAGATTAGAATAAGCCCAAAAGAAAATAATGTAGCAAAATGTATTAACATGGACAGTCTGAAACCGCAGGGTAACGTAAAGGGGTTGTTTGAATGTGGTTTGTGTGGAGTTTTCTTCAACACTGCAAGTCAGTTTATAACTCACCAGGAGTCTGTACACGCAGGAGAGAAGAAAAATGGTAAATCAGCGATGGAGACTTTCAGATGCGAGGTCTGTGGATTTGTGTTGACCAACAGGTTCGCTTACCTGGAGCATAAGAAAATGAAACATGCTCGAGGCGGAGCTGTTACCTTCAGTTGCAGTAAgtgtaaaataaacaagtttacgGATATAGGAGCATTACAGAAACATCAGCAGGTATGTGGGATACCATTCTGTTCCACATGTGGGGCAACATTTAAGGCATGGGTTGAAGTAGCCGAACATCGAAAGAAAGCCCATGCTCCTGCTGTTCCAACACGCCAGTGGTTGAATTGTGCGAACAAAACATGCAGTTTCAAATGTGTTACACAACATGAAATGAGACAGCATATCCAAGCTAAGCATATGGTGAATGATTTGTTCACATGTAATGCACCACGCTGTACTCGTGCATTCAATACAAGGGAGTTGTTAACGGAACACAAGAAAGAGGCCCATGCTTCGGAATTTATTGTTCAGTACCAATGTATGGAATGTAAAAATTGCTTTTCCAGTAAAACACTGTTAGCCGAACATCAGTATTTGCATACGTTGGAAAAGCTGAGAAAGTGTGACTTGTGTTTACGTCAGTTTGGAAATGTCAATGATCTACGAAAACACAAAGATGTTCATGCTGTTAAAGGCACCATTAGGTGTCAGTCATGTTTCCGATGGTGCGTTGATAAAATTGAATTAGTTAATCATGTTTGTGCACAGAAACGAAGGAATATTGGAATTCGTCTTTATTTTTGCGATGTTTGTCACAAAGATTTCAGATctgatgaaaaaatgtttattcatCGAAAGGAACACAAGAACTTTTTCCAGTGTGGTATGTGTTTCTTAGAATTTAATTCCGAGGCAGAATATTTTGAGCATAGAGAAGTACATGGTAAATTCACATGCAAGGAGTGTTGTGAAGAGATGGATGAAAAAGATGTAGAAATGCATGCTAAGGCTCACAAGTATTACATCAAGTTAGAAGATATGGAAAATAATGGCAAAAGTGAAAAAGTCATGTTTTTATGTCCAAACCTGTTTAATGCCATACAAGCTTAA